CTTCGCGAGCACCGGCACGACCAGCGCCGAGAGCAGCAGCTGCGCCGCCTCGAACCAGTTCACGTCGGAATCGTGGATGCCCAGCTGGTCGACGATGTCGCTGAACAGCGGCACGTAGTAGCCCTGCAGGATGCCGCTGGTCACCTCCACCAGGACGAACCAGCCGATGAGTCCGGCGGTGATGCCGAGGGCGGAACCGCGCAGGCGGTCGACGGCGGAGGGAGTCACGTGGCAGACACTACCGGGCGGCCTAGGGTGGGTGCGTGCGCGAAACGAGGGATCCGGTGCGAGGCGGAGCGGCCGCATGGCGATGACGCTGGCCGAGCTGGCAGACGCCGGACTCGTCGATCCCGAGTGGGCCGCCGCGCTCACCCCGGTCGCACCCGACATCGCGGACCTCGGCGAGCGGCTGCGCGCCGAGGTCGCCGCCGGACGCTCCTACCTTCCCGCGGGCGACCGCGTGCTCCGGGCGTTCCAGCGACCGCTGTCGGGGGTGCGGGTTCTCATCGTCGGACAGGATCCGTACCCGACGCCGGGGCATCCGATCGGCCTCTCGTTCGCCGTCGACCCCCAGGTGCGTCCGCTGCCGCGCAGCCTCTCGAACATCTACCAGGAGCTCGAGGCCGATCTCGGTGTGCCGCGCGCCGAGCACGGCGACCTCTCGGCGTGGAGCGACCAGGGCGTCATGCTGCTCAACCGCGTGCTCACCGTCGCGCCCGGGCAGCCCGCCTCCCACCGCGGCTGGGGGTGGGAGCGCGTCACCGAGCACGCGATCCGCACCCTCGCGGATCGTGGCGGTCCGCTCGTCGCGATCCTGTGGGGGAAGGATGCCGCGAACCTGCGTCCGCTGCTCGGGTCGACGCCGATCATCGAGTCCGCGCATCCGTCGCCGCTGTCAGCCCGCCGAGGATTCTTCGGCTCCCGGCCGTTCTCCCGGACGAACACCCTGCTCGAGGAGCAGGGCGCCGCGCCCGTGGACTGGGCGCTGCCGGCCCGAGCGTAGGCTGGCGGCATGCTCGAGGAGGAATACGATCGCGACCGCCGGCGGCTGCCGCAGCACCTGCGTCGCCTTCCTGAACCGGAGCGGCCGTTCACGTTCGAGATCCGGCCCGTCGCCGAGGGCGACATCCCCGACATCCGGGAGATCTACAACTACTACGTGACCAACTCCGTCGTGACGTTCGACGAGAAGAAGTGGTCGCTGGCGCAGTGGCGGGAGAAGCGCGAGTTCCTCCGCAAGCTCGACCTGCCGTTCCTCGTCGCGGAGTCGCCCAGCGGGCAGATCCTCGGATACGCGCTCGTGCAGCCCATGTCCAGCAAGTCGGCGTACCGCTTCTCGGTCGAGAACTCGATCTACCTGGGTCAGGCGGCCACCGGGAAGGGACTGGGCAAGGCGCTGCTGATCGCCCTCATCGCCGCGTGCGAGCAGATCGGCATCCGCCAGATGGTGGCGGTGATCAGCGACAAGGGCGCCGAGGGCTCGGTCGCCCTGCACGAGAAGCTGGGCTTCGTCGAGGTCGGCCGCATGGGTCGCGTCGGGTTCAAGTTCGGCCGATGGCTCGGCACGATCTACATGCAGAAGGAGCTCAAGCCGGTGAAGAAGCAGAAGCGGAGCTTGTTCTCCCGCTGACCGGCGTCACGCGTTCGCGGAGCGGCTCCAGTCCCGCACGGCATCGATGAGGTCGCGCCAGGCGCCGACGACCTCGTGGTCGGGCAGCTCCGCCTCGCGTTCGACCTGCTCGCCGCAGCGGGCGCGGATCCACCACGTGAACCGGTCGGCGCCGGGTCCGTCGCTCGCGTCGGCGCGGACCGCAGCAGCCACGTCCGCCGGGGCATCCCAGGGGCACTGCGTGATGAGAGCGATCCAGTCGGATGCCTCGGCATCGCCGGGTTCGGCGAGCCAGCGTTTGGTGAGCCCGGCGAAGCCGCCGGTGCGCGTCACAGCGACCTCGACGGGCGCGTTGGCGGCGTCGGGCGCGCTGGGCGCGTCGGGCCGCGACGGCTCAGCCTCGCTGCTCTGCGGCTCGCTCATCGTCGATCACGCCGACGCCGACCCATCCGGACCGCACGGCGGACACCTCCTCCGACTCCTCACCGTACTCCGACGCTGCGGCCGCCAGGGTGGCGCGGGCGAAGGCGGTGAAGTCGGCCGAGGACGACAGCGTGCCGGTCGTGATCGTGCGGTACCAGATCAGCCCGGCGCGCTCCCACGCCTTGCCGCCGAGCGCGGTCGCGATCAGGTAGAACGCGTGATTCGGGATGCCGGAATTGATGTGCACGCCGCCGTTGTCGTCGCGGGTCTCGACGTAGTCGCGCATGTGCGCCGGCTGGGGATCGCGGCCGAGGACGTCGTCGTCGTAGGCCGTGCCGGGGGCGGCGAGCGAGCGCAGCGCGTCGCCCTGGACCGCGTCGGTGAAGATGCCCTCGCCGATGAGCCACGACGCCTGGTCGGCGGTCTGCCCGAGTGCGTGCTGCTCGGCCAGCGCGCCGAACACATCGGCGATCGACTCGTTCAGCGCACCGGACTGACCGCGGTAGACCAGGCCTCCCTCGTCTTCGATCACCCCGTGGGCCAACTCGTGCGCGATGACGGTGAGCGAGTTCGTGAAGCCCGTGAAGACCTCGCCGTCGCCGTCGCCGAACACCATGCGCTCGCCGTTCCAGAACGCGTTGTCGTAGTCCTGGCCGTAGTGGACGGTGGCCAGAAGCGCACCGCCGGCGCCGTCGAGGCTGTTGCGGCCCCACGCGTCCCACAGGAAGTCGAACGTCGCCCCCAGCCCGTCGAAGGCCTCGTCGGCGGCGGCATCGCCCGTCGCGGGATCGTCTTCGCCGCGCACTCTCACTCCGGGCAGCACCTCGCGCTCCTGCGCGTCCGAGATCTCGCGGTCGGGAGCGGGCGTCGTCTCGGCGACGAGCGTGCCGTCATCCTCGATCGACAGCCGCAGGCGCGAGCGGACCGGACGGTAGTGCCGTGGCGCGGCGAGCGTCGACCGGGCGGCCTCGGCGGCGCGTGCCCACGTGGGCTCCTGCACGGCGGCGATGCGGGCGAGCAGGTACGGGGGGACGATCGCGTGGGCCATGCTCCGAGGCTAGCCCCGGCCTCCGACGAGGCGGACTCGGGTGAGCGACGACGCCGGCGTCGCCGGGTCAGGCGCTCGGGTCGATCACGGGGATCGACGCCAGCAGGCGCCGCGTGTAGGCGACCTGCGGCTGGAGCAGCACCTTCTCGGTGGGGCCCTCCTCCACGATGCGGCCGTCCTTCATCACGACCACCTCGTCGCACAGGTTCTGCACGACCCCGATGTCGTGCGAGACCATCACGAGCGTGATCCCGTCGCGAGCGCGGAGCTCGCCCAGCAGCGCGAGGATCTGCGCCCGCACGGTGACGTCGAGCGCCGACAGCGGCTCGTCGCCGACCAGCAGCCGGGGACGGTGCGCGATCGCCCGGGCGAGAGCGATGCGCTGCCGCTGCCCGCCCGAGAACTCGTGCGGGAACCGGTTCGCCATCGCGGCTTCCAGGCCGACATCCTCGAGCACCTCGCGCACGCGCGCACGTCGGTCGCCGTCGATCCCGAGCGCCCACAGCGGCTCGCCGACGATCCGGCCGACGCTCATGCGCGGGTCGAGCGACGCATACGGGTCCTGGAACACGATGCCGGTCTGCCGGCGGAGCCAGTGGAGCGACCGGGCGCCCGCGGTCGCGTCCACGACCCGCCCGTCGAACTCGACCGTGCCGCCGGTGGGGGTGTCGAGGCCGAGCAGCAGCCGCACCAGCGTCGACTTGCCCGAACCCGATTCGCCGATGATGCCGACCGCCGAGCCCTCGGCCACGTCGAGGTCGGCGTCCTCGAGGCCGGTCGTGAAGACGCGAGGGCCGAAGACCGTGGCTTTCGGCGCGGGGTAGCGGCGGGTGAGCCCGCGCGCTCGCACGAGGCTCATGCCGTGCCTCCCGGGCGCCACAGCGTCGCAGTCGCATCGCGCAGCAGACCCTGCGTGACGGGCGAGACCGGCGCGGTGAGGAGGGTCGAGACCGGGGCATCCTCCACGACCCTGCCGTCTTCGAGCACGACCCCGTGCGTCGCGATCTGCGACAGCACGGCGAGGTCGTGGGTGATGAACACGAGCGACATGCCGTCGTCGCGCACGAGCGACAGCAGCAGGTCGAGGATCTCCGCCTGGATCGTCACGTCGAGCGCCGTCGTCGGCTCGTCGGCGATCAGCAGTCGCGGCCGGCACGCGAGCGCCATCGCGATTGCGACGCGCTGACGCTGACCGCCCGACAGCTGGTGCGGGTAGCGCGACACGATCCGCTCGGGATCGGGCAGGGCGACCCGGGCGGCCTCGGCGATCGCGCGGGCCGCGGCATCCTTCTTCGACGCCTTCTCGTGGATGCGGATCGACTCGGCGATCTGCCGCCCCACGGTGCGGATCGGGTTGAGCGCGGTCCGCGGCTCCTGGAACACTATGCCGATCTCGTCGCCGCGCAGCTCGGCCAGCTCGCGGTCGGTCAGGCCGATCAGCTCGCGACCGTTCCAGCGGATGCTGCCGCTCGCCGTCGCCCCGTCGGGGAGCAGTCCGAGCACGGCGAGCGCGGTGAGCGACTTGCCCGAGCCGGACTCCCCGATGAGCCCGACGCGAGCGCCGTCGGGCACCGAGAACGACACCCCGTCGACGACCCGTCTGCCCTGGATGTCGATCGTGAGGCCTTCCACCTCGAGCGTCACGAGACCACCTCCGGCACGTGGGTGCGGGCGACCCTGCCGGCGCCGCGCGCATGGCTGAGCGTCGGGTCGGTGGCCTCGCGCAGTCCGTCGCCGAGCAGGTTGAGCCCGAGCACGGTGACGGTGATCGCCAGTCCGGGCCACACCACCGACAGCGGATGCACCGTGATGAACTGCTGCAGCTCGGCCAGGAGCAGCCCCCACGACGGCTCGGTGACGGGGGCGCCGAAGCCGAGGTACGACAGGCCGGCCTCGGCCAGCACCGCCACCGCCATCGCCCACGACAGCTGCACGATGAACACGGGCGCGACGTTGGGCATCAGGTGGCGCAGGAGGTTCTGCGCCGGCGTGAGGCCCGAGGCGCGACCGGCGAGCACGAAGTCGCTGTGCAACACGCGCCGCAGCTCCGGCCTGGTCACGCGGGCGATGCTCACGCCGAACCCGATGCCGACCGAAAGGATCACGACCCAGAGCGATCCGCCCCACACCGCCGCGATCATCATCGCGATGATCAGCACGGGGAACGCGATGAGGATGTCGACGAACACCGCCACCGATTCGCGGATCCAGCGGGCGGTGAGCGCCCCGAGCGAGGCCAGTGCGACGCCGACGAGCGTGGCGATGACCCCGGCACCGACGGCGACCCACACGGTCGTGCGCGCGCCGGCCATGATGAGGCTCAGGATGTCGCGCCCGGTCGCATCGGTTCCCAGCACGTGCGGCCAGCCCGGCGGCAGCCACCGCGCGGAGATGTCCACCTGCTGCGGATCGAACGGCGTCCAGAACCGGGCGACGATCGCCGTGGTGACCACCGCGATCACGACGATCAGGCCGAACCGTCCCGTCGACAGGCGCCACAGCCGGCCGAGCCACGCCCAGCGCGACGGAGGTGCGTCGGATGCCGCATCCCGCCGATCTTCGGTGCTCATGCCGCCTCCCGCTGCCGGGGATCGATGACACGGTGCACCAGATCGACCACGAAGCCGACGATCAGCACGAAGCCGGTGAGCACCAGGAGCTCGCCCTGCACCATCGGCAGATCGCGCGCGCCCACGTCGGACACCAGCATGCGGCCGATTCCGGGCAGCGTGAACAGCTGTTCGATCACGACGGCCCCGACGATGATCCCGGCCACCTGCAGGCCGAGGACCGTGATGACCGAGAGGCCGACGTCCGGTAGCCCGTGGCGCACGAGTGCGGCGTTGCGTGTGAGGCCCTTCGCGGCGCCGGTGCGCACGTGGTCCTGGCCGACGGCCTGCAGGGTCGCGCTCCGCACGATCCGCATCAGCATCGCGCCCTCCACGATGCCGATCGTGAGGGCCGGGAGGATGAGGGCACGCATGGCGGCGGCCGGATCCTGCCACCCGGCGCGCGGGAACCCCTGCGCGGGGAGCCAGCCGAGCCACACCGCGAACACGACGACCAGCATCATGCCCGCCCACACCACGGGGACCGCGGCGAGCGCCTGCGCGCCGACGCTCAGCGCCGTCCCGTCGCCGCGGCCCCGCCGCACGGCCGAGAGCACTCCGAGCGGGACGCTGAACAGCACGGCGATGGTGAGGGACAGGATGCCGAGGGGCACCGTGACCTCGGCCTTCTCGGCGAGCTCGCTCGCGACCGTCGACCCGGTGAGCAGCGAGCTGCCCAGGTCTCCGCGCAGCACCCCGCCGATCCAGTCGAGATACTGCACCGGGAGCGGCTGGTCGAGCCCGAGTCGCTCGCGGATCGCCTCGATCTGCGCGGGCGTGCTGTTGACGCCCGCGATCAGCTGCGCGACATCACCGGGGAGCACCCGGAGCGAGAGGAAGATCAGCACGCTGGCGACGAGCAAGCCGAGCAGGAGCAGGGCCAGGCGCGTCAGCGTGTATCGGATCACCCGTTGCTCTTGGCCAGCTCAGCGAGATTGAGGCGCTCGTTGACGTTGATCGAGGGCATACCGGTGATGTTAGTCCCGACCGCGACGACGGATGCCCCGTTGTAGAGCCAGTCGCCCGCAGCGTCCTCCGACACGATGCGCGCCGCTTCTGCGAGCAGCTCGGCCGCCTCGGCCTCGTCGGTCGCGGCGAGCGACTGCGCGTACAGGTCCTGCACCTCGGGGTTGTCGTAGGTGAAGTAGTAGTCGGGGTTCGCCCAGTTCTCGAAGTCGCGCGCCTCGGTGTGGAGCACGAAGCTGAGGTCGTAGTCCTGGTTGATGTACACGTCGTTGAGCCAGGTCGAGAAGTCCACGGACTTCACCTCGAGCGTGATGCCGACGTCATTGAGGTTCGAGACGAGGATCTGCGGGATCGTGGTCGCGTAGAAGTTCGGGATCGTGAGCGTCAGCTCCAGGTCGTCCACGCCGGCCTCGTCGAGCAGTGCGCGCGCTGCTTCGGGGTCGTAGGGTGCGACATCCGAGAGGTCCTCGTAGCCCGGATCGAGCGACGGAATCGGCCCGTAGAGGGTCTCGCCCGACGCACCGGACTGAATGAATGCGTCGTGGTCGATGGCCTGGCGGATCGCCTGGCGTACGCGCTGGTCGGCGAGTGGGCCGGAGGTCTGGTTGAACGCGAGGGTGCCCTTGTCGGTGGACTGGCCGAGCTCGAGGGCGAAGTCGCCGTTCGCCTCGACCTGTTCCTTCAGGTTCGCATCGAACCCGGTGAGCACGTCGACCTCGCCGGCGAGCGCCGCGTTGAGGGCGGCCTGGTTGTCGGGGATGTAGTCGAACACCACCTCGGCCACCTGGGCGGGGTCGCCCCAGTAGTCGTCGTTGCGCGAGAACGTGATGCTGTCGCCCTGGCGCCACTGGTCGAGCCGGAACGGACCCGTGCCGTTGGCGGCCGTGCTGTAGTCGACGGTGTCGCCCTCTTTGAGGATGATCCCGGCGCGACCGGTGAGGTTCCACAGCAGGCTCGAGTCGGGCTCGGCGAGCTCGAGGGTGACGACCTGTCCGTCGGCGGTGACGGTCGTGACGTTCGCGAGCCGAGCGGAGTCGCGCCACTCCGGCGTGTTCTTGCGCGTGGTGAGCGACCACACGACGTCCTGCGGGGTCAGTTCCTGGCCGTCGTGGAAGGTGACGCCCTCGCGCAGGGTGAAGGTGTAGGTGAGGCCGTCCGGCGACACGGTCCAGTCCTCGGCGAGGACCGGCACGATCTCCTGCTCGGGCGTGCGGCCGACGAGGCCCTGGTAGACGTTGTCGACGAGGATCTGGTCCAGCGCGGACCCGGCCGTCTGACGGATGTCGAGGTTGCCGGGCTCGAGCACGAGGCGGATCGCGACCGAGGCGTCGGGGTCGGGAGCGCCGGACGAGGTCGGACCCGGCTCGGCGCCGCCGCTGCAGGCGCTCAGCAGGAGCGCGCCGGCGGCGAGTATCGAAGCCGCGGCGAGGGCGGTGCGACGGAGCATGAGAGTCCTTTCGGAGGGGATCCGCGGGGTTCGCGGGAGCCGACGGGGGTGCTGATCTTCCGGCCGGTCGGCGCGCGAGACAAGCCTAGGGAACGCGCGCCGCCGCGGGAGAACCCGGTACACGGAACGCAACAGAAGCGTTAATCGTTCCCCGCGAGGTCGCGCAGCCGCTCGCCGAGCGCCTTCGGGGCGTCCTCCTGCACGTTGTGACCGGCCGGAAGGACGACGACGGCGGCTTCCGGCTGCCTTCTCGAGAACTCCGCGGCGTCGG
This window of the Microbacterium sp. SSM24 genome carries:
- a CDS encoding ABC transporter permease, producing the protein MIRYTLTRLALLLLGLLVASVLIFLSLRVLPGDVAQLIAGVNSTPAQIEAIRERLGLDQPLPVQYLDWIGGVLRGDLGSSLLTGSTVASELAEKAEVTVPLGILSLTIAVLFSVPLGVLSAVRRGRGDGTALSVGAQALAAVPVVWAGMMLVVVFAVWLGWLPAQGFPRAGWQDPAAAMRALILPALTIGIVEGAMLMRIVRSATLQAVGQDHVRTGAAKGLTRNAALVRHGLPDVGLSVITVLGLQVAGIIVGAVVIEQLFTLPGIGRMLVSDVGARDLPMVQGELLVLTGFVLIVGFVVDLVHRVIDPRQREAA
- a CDS encoding ATP-binding cassette domain-containing protein: MTLEVEGLTIDIQGRRVVDGVSFSVPDGARVGLIGESGSGKSLTALAVLGLLPDGATASGSIRWNGRELIGLTDRELAELRGDEIGIVFQEPRTALNPIRTVGRQIAESIRIHEKASKKDAAARAIAEAARVALPDPERIVSRYPHQLSGGQRQRVAIAMALACRPRLLIADEPTTALDVTIQAEILDLLLSLVRDDGMSLVFITHDLAVLSQIATHGVVLEDGRVVEDAPVSTLLTAPVSPVTQGLLRDATATLWRPGGTA
- a CDS encoding ABC transporter ATP-binding protein, coding for MSLVRARGLTRRYPAPKATVFGPRVFTTGLEDADLDVAEGSAVGIIGESGSGKSTLVRLLLGLDTPTGGTVEFDGRVVDATAGARSLHWLRRQTGIVFQDPYASLDPRMSVGRIVGEPLWALGIDGDRRARVREVLEDVGLEAAMANRFPHEFSGGQRQRIALARAIAHRPRLLVGDEPLSALDVTVRAQILALLGELRARDGITLVMVSHDIGVVQNLCDEVVVMKDGRIVEEGPTEKVLLQPQVAYTRRLLASIPVIDPSA
- a CDS encoding ABC transporter substrate-binding protein; translated protein: MLRRTALAAASILAAGALLLSACSGGAEPGPTSSGAPDPDASVAIRLVLEPGNLDIRQTAGSALDQILVDNVYQGLVGRTPEQEIVPVLAEDWTVSPDGLTYTFTLREGVTFHDGQELTPQDVVWSLTTRKNTPEWRDSARLANVTTVTADGQVVTLELAEPDSSLLWNLTGRAGIILKEGDTVDYSTAANGTGPFRLDQWRQGDSITFSRNDDYWGDPAQVAEVVFDYIPDNQAALNAALAGEVDVLTGFDANLKEQVEANGDFALELGQSTDKGTLAFNQTSGPLADQRVRQAIRQAIDHDAFIQSGASGETLYGPIPSLDPGYEDLSDVAPYDPEAARALLDEAGVDDLELTLTIPNFYATTIPQILVSNLNDVGITLEVKSVDFSTWLNDVYINQDYDLSFVLHTEARDFENWANPDYYFTYDNPEVQDLYAQSLAATDEAEAAELLAEAARIVSEDAAGDWLYNGASVVAVGTNITGMPSINVNERLNLAELAKSNG
- a CDS encoding ABC transporter permease — its product is MSTEDRRDAASDAPPSRWAWLGRLWRLSTGRFGLIVVIAVVTTAIVARFWTPFDPQQVDISARWLPPGWPHVLGTDATGRDILSLIMAGARTTVWVAVGAGVIATLVGVALASLGALTARWIRESVAVFVDILIAFPVLIIAMMIAAVWGGSLWVVILSVGIGFGVSIARVTRPELRRVLHSDFVLAGRASGLTPAQNLLRHLMPNVAPVFIVQLSWAMAVAVLAEAGLSYLGFGAPVTEPSWGLLLAELQQFITVHPLSVVWPGLAITVTVLGLNLLGDGLREATDPTLSHARGAGRVARTHVPEVVS
- a CDS encoding uracil-DNA glycosylase, giving the protein MAMTLAELADAGLVDPEWAAALTPVAPDIADLGERLRAEVAAGRSYLPAGDRVLRAFQRPLSGVRVLIVGQDPYPTPGHPIGLSFAVDPQVRPLPRSLSNIYQELEADLGVPRAEHGDLSAWSDQGVMLLNRVLTVAPGQPASHRGWGWERVTEHAIRTLADRGGPLVAILWGKDAANLRPLLGSTPIIESAHPSPLSARRGFFGSRPFSRTNTLLEEQGAAPVDWALPARA
- a CDS encoding GNAT family N-acetyltransferase; amino-acid sequence: MLEEEYDRDRRRLPQHLRRLPEPERPFTFEIRPVAEGDIPDIREIYNYYVTNSVVTFDEKKWSLAQWREKREFLRKLDLPFLVAESPSGQILGYALVQPMSSKSAYRFSVENSIYLGQAATGKGLGKALLIALIAACEQIGIRQMVAVISDKGAEGSVALHEKLGFVEVGRMGRVGFKFGRWLGTIYMQKELKPVKKQKRSLFSR
- a CDS encoding M4 family metallopeptidase; its protein translation is MAHAIVPPYLLARIAAVQEPTWARAAEAARSTLAAPRHYRPVRSRLRLSIEDDGTLVAETTPAPDREISDAQEREVLPGVRVRGEDDPATGDAAADEAFDGLGATFDFLWDAWGRNSLDGAGGALLATVHYGQDYDNAFWNGERMVFGDGDGEVFTGFTNSLTVIAHELAHGVIEDEGGLVYRGQSGALNESIADVFGALAEQHALGQTADQASWLIGEGIFTDAVQGDALRSLAAPGTAYDDDVLGRDPQPAHMRDYVETRDDNGGVHINSGIPNHAFYLIATALGGKAWERAGLIWYRTITTGTLSSSADFTAFARATLAAAASEYGEESEEVSAVRSGWVGVGVIDDERAAEQRG
- a CDS encoding protealysin inhibitor emfourin, with the protein product MSEPQSSEAEPSRPDAPSAPDAANAPVEVAVTRTGGFAGLTKRWLAEPGDAEASDWIALITQCPWDAPADVAAAVRADASDGPGADRFTWWIRARCGEQVEREAELPDHEVVGAWRDLIDAVRDWSRSANA